In Streptomyces sp. NBC_00091, the following proteins share a genomic window:
- a CDS encoding MFS transporter, whose protein sequence is MQPLVPPLVQGPPPPGTLRRGRRATFAYFALNGFVMGMWIVHIPLAQQRTGIGHALLGWLLLLLGAGAFAGMRLAGPLTDRFGARATVPAGAALCGAAVVLPALAGDARTLGGALLLLGFGNGCLDVAMNTHAVQIERCYGRPVMSAFHAVFSIGGALAALTGSLTLHLGLPATATLGATALGALLLALLAAPGLLDREPAPAAHPAARAGRRRTPPRIRMLALLAFLLMLCEGVANDWSALHLEDSLGASAGTAALAYGAFATAMTAGRFLTDRLTARIGPVAVLRYGAALAGAGLTLAVAAPGVPAALAGWTLFGAGLSGCVPQLFSAAGHAAPEAAGAAVSRVAGLGYLGMLAGPAVIGPLAHLMPLGLTLLLPVACCAFAALAARTLQPAPAPAPAADA, encoded by the coding sequence ATGCAGCCACTCGTACCGCCCCTCGTCCAAGGACCGCCCCCGCCCGGAACCCTGCGGAGGGGGCGGCGGGCCACCTTCGCCTACTTCGCCCTGAACGGCTTCGTCATGGGCATGTGGATCGTCCACATCCCCCTCGCGCAGCAGCGCACCGGCATCGGCCACGCCCTCCTCGGCTGGCTCCTGCTCCTCCTCGGGGCCGGGGCCTTCGCCGGCATGCGGCTGGCCGGGCCGCTCACCGACCGCTTCGGAGCCCGCGCGACCGTCCCCGCCGGCGCCGCGCTGTGCGGCGCCGCCGTGGTGCTGCCGGCCCTGGCCGGAGATGCCAGGACCCTGGGCGGGGCCCTGCTGCTGCTCGGCTTCGGCAACGGCTGCCTGGACGTCGCCATGAACACCCACGCCGTCCAGATCGAACGCTGCTACGGGCGGCCCGTCATGTCCGCCTTCCACGCGGTGTTCTCCATCGGCGGCGCCCTCGCCGCCCTGACCGGGTCCCTCACCTTGCACCTCGGTCTGCCCGCCACCGCCACCCTCGGGGCCACCGCCCTCGGCGCGCTCCTCCTCGCCCTCCTGGCCGCCCCCGGGCTCCTGGACCGCGAGCCCGCGCCGGCCGCCCATCCCGCCGCCCGCGCGGGTCGCCGTCGTACGCCCCCGCGCATCCGGATGCTCGCCCTGCTCGCCTTCCTGCTCATGCTCTGCGAGGGCGTGGCCAACGACTGGAGCGCGCTGCACCTCGAGGACTCCCTCGGCGCGTCCGCAGGCACCGCCGCGCTCGCCTACGGGGCCTTCGCCACCGCCATGACCGCCGGCCGGTTCCTCACCGACCGCCTGACGGCGCGCATCGGCCCCGTCGCCGTGCTGCGCTACGGAGCCGCCCTCGCCGGGGCCGGCCTGACCCTGGCGGTCGCCGCGCCCGGGGTCCCGGCGGCGCTGGCCGGCTGGACCCTCTTCGGCGCCGGCCTCTCCGGCTGCGTCCCCCAGCTCTTCAGCGCCGCCGGTCACGCCGCCCCGGAGGCGGCCGGCGCCGCCGTCTCCCGCGTCGCGGGCCTCGGCTACCTCGGCATGCTCGCGGGCCCGGCCGTGATCGGCCCGCTCGCCCACCTCATGCCGCTGGGCCTGACGCTCCTGCTGCCCGTGGCCTGCTGCGCCTTCGCCGCCCTGGCCGCCCGCACCCTCCAGCCGGCCCCGGCCCCGGCCCCGGCCGCCGACGCGTAG
- a CDS encoding TetR/AcrR family transcriptional regulator produces MAEAAEAAGAGGRGARAAQGAPPRRRQARGEQRMAQILDASAVVFARAGYEKTTTIAIAAEAGISPGSLYQFFSNKEAIAQALADRFVGQLRAAHQEAFDEAHFTSATLEGLLDRMVDPIVAFNVANPGFKALFARTDMPAGLADAARPVQSAMLARVEAMIGARAPGLAAEERSRTARVGIQIFQAMVPLVVAAEGDERAAMVRELKRALHGYLAGTIA; encoded by the coding sequence ATGGCGGAAGCGGCGGAAGCGGCGGGAGCCGGCGGCCGGGGAGCGCGGGCGGCGCAGGGGGCGCCGCCCCGGCGGCGGCAGGCACGCGGAGAGCAGCGGATGGCGCAGATCCTCGACGCCTCGGCGGTGGTCTTCGCCCGCGCCGGCTACGAGAAGACCACCACGATCGCCATCGCGGCCGAGGCGGGCATCTCCCCCGGCTCGCTCTACCAGTTCTTCTCCAACAAGGAGGCGATCGCCCAGGCGCTCGCCGACCGCTTCGTCGGCCAGCTGCGCGCGGCACACCAGGAGGCCTTCGACGAGGCCCACTTCACGTCCGCGACCCTCGAGGGGCTGCTCGACCGGATGGTGGACCCGATCGTCGCCTTCAACGTCGCCAACCCCGGCTTCAAGGCGCTCTTCGCCCGTACGGACATGCCCGCGGGCCTCGCCGACGCGGCCCGGCCCGTGCAGTCGGCGATGCTGGCCCGGGTCGAGGCGATGATCGGCGCCCGCGCGCCCGGGCTGGCCGCCGAGGAGCGTTCGCGCACGGCCCGCGTGGGGATCCAGATCTTCCAGGCCATGGTGCCCCTGGTGGTCGCGGCCGAGGGCGACGAGCGGGCGGCGATGGTCCGCGAGCTCAAGCGGGCGCTGCACGGGTACCTGGCGGGCACCATCGCCTGA
- a CDS encoding MMPL family transporter: MLGRFIAERARWIVAVGIAAALLAGAIGAGTLNALSLNRFEAPGSESMRVRDVLARDHGIGSPNLALLVTAREGAVDDEATARAGRELTRELAAHPGVGRAWSYWTAGAPDTLRSQDRRHALVLAWVPGDADHVRREVLPELAPRFARTTATLTVEVGGGDEVFRQTMQQARQDFLRAELFILPVVLLLLWWVYRRISAALLTLGTGLFAVLGSLALLRAVVAFTDVSTFASNIALVMGIGLGVDYGLFVVFRYREELRGGADVAEAVARTVRGAGRTVLFSGVTVAASLSVLLAFPFPFLSSFAYAGVAVVLAAVAGATVLLPAALALLGRRVERRGPVPAVTDGFWFAAARRVMRRPVAYGGAALAVLLLLGAPFLDVRFGLPDDRVLPASAPARQMHDRIRAGFTVEEADAVQLVATAADPAMVAGYASGLSRIEGVARVDSAAGSFRNGQPAGPAPAGGFTAAGGGQRITVLPTSARLEADATGLVREIRALPAPFAVEAGGYPAELTDYRDGVTDRLPLVGGLIVIVTFAVLFLMTGSVVAPLKATVLNLLSLSVIFGVLVLVFQEGHLSGLLGFTPTGVIEPSIPILMFCIAYGLSMDYEVFLLARIKEEYDRTGDARGSVPLGIARSAPLVTAAALVLAVSFATYATGEVVFLKQLGVGMALAVVVDATLIRGVLVPALMGLAGPANWWAPAPLRRLHDRIGLSGKGRRAVS, encoded by the coding sequence GTGCTCGGCAGGTTCATCGCGGAGCGGGCGAGGTGGATCGTCGCGGTCGGCATCGCCGCCGCCCTGCTCGCCGGCGCCATCGGCGCCGGAACACTCAACGCGCTCTCGCTCAACCGCTTCGAGGCCCCGGGCTCGGAGTCCATGCGGGTACGCGACGTCCTGGCCCGGGACCACGGCATCGGCAGCCCCAACCTGGCGCTGCTGGTCACCGCCCGCGAAGGCGCCGTCGACGACGAAGCGACCGCCCGGGCCGGCCGGGAACTCACCCGGGAGCTGGCCGCCCACCCCGGGGTCGGCCGGGCCTGGTCGTACTGGACCGCCGGCGCCCCCGACACCCTCCGCAGCCAGGACCGCCGCCACGCGCTCGTGCTCGCCTGGGTACCGGGCGACGCCGACCACGTACGGCGCGAGGTCCTGCCGGAACTGGCCCCCCGGTTCGCCCGCACCACCGCGACCCTCACCGTCGAGGTCGGCGGCGGTGACGAGGTCTTCCGGCAGACCATGCAGCAGGCCCGACAGGACTTCCTGCGCGCCGAGCTCTTCATCCTCCCCGTGGTGTTGCTGCTGCTCTGGTGGGTCTACCGGCGCATCTCGGCGGCGCTGCTCACCCTCGGCACCGGGCTGTTCGCCGTGCTCGGGTCGCTCGCGCTGCTGCGCGCGGTGGTCGCCTTCACCGACGTGTCCACCTTCGCCTCCAACATCGCGCTGGTGATGGGCATCGGACTCGGCGTCGACTACGGGCTGTTCGTCGTCTTCCGCTACCGCGAGGAGCTGCGGGGCGGGGCGGACGTCGCGGAGGCGGTCGCCCGTACGGTGCGGGGCGCGGGCAGGACCGTCCTGTTCAGCGGGGTGACGGTGGCCGCGTCCCTCTCGGTGCTGCTGGCCTTCCCCTTCCCCTTCCTGAGCTCCTTCGCCTACGCGGGGGTCGCCGTGGTGCTGGCCGCCGTGGCCGGCGCGACCGTACTGCTGCCCGCGGCCCTGGCGCTCCTCGGACGCCGGGTGGAGCGGCGCGGCCCGGTCCCCGCCGTGACCGACGGCTTCTGGTTCGCGGCGGCGAGGCGGGTGATGCGCCGCCCGGTGGCCTACGGCGGCGCCGCCCTGGCCGTCCTGCTGCTGCTCGGCGCGCCCTTCCTGGACGTACGGTTCGGCCTGCCGGACGACCGGGTGCTGCCCGCCTCGGCGCCCGCGCGGCAGATGCACGACCGGATCCGGGCCGGATTCACGGTCGAGGAGGCGGACGCCGTACAGCTGGTCGCGACGGCCGCGGACCCGGCCATGGTGGCCGGGTACGCCTCCGGGCTGTCCCGGATCGAGGGGGTCGCCCGAGTGGACTCGGCCGCCGGATCCTTCCGGAACGGGCAGCCGGCCGGTCCGGCTCCGGCCGGGGGCTTCACCGCCGCCGGCGGCGGCCAGCGGATCACCGTACTGCCCACCTCCGCGCGGCTGGAGGCCGACGCCACGGGCCTGGTGCGCGAGATCCGGGCCCTGCCCGCGCCGTTCGCCGTCGAGGCCGGCGGCTACCCGGCCGAACTCACCGACTACCGCGACGGGGTGACGGACCGGCTGCCGCTGGTCGGCGGCCTGATCGTGATCGTGACCTTCGCCGTGCTCTTCCTGATGACGGGCAGCGTGGTCGCCCCGCTCAAGGCGACCGTGCTCAACCTCCTGAGCCTGTCCGTGATCTTCGGGGTCCTCGTCCTCGTCTTCCAGGAGGGCCACCTGTCGGGCCTGCTCGGCTTCACTCCCACCGGGGTGATCGAACCGAGCATCCCCATCCTGATGTTCTGCATCGCGTACGGGCTCTCCATGGACTACGAGGTCTTCCTGCTCGCCCGCATCAAGGAGGAGTACGACCGCACGGGAGACGCCCGGGGCTCCGTGCCCCTGGGGATCGCCCGCAGCGCGCCCCTGGTCACCGCGGCCGCCCTCGTCCTCGCGGTCTCCTTCGCCACCTACGCGACCGGAGAGGTGGTCTTCCTCAAACAGCTGGGCGTGGGCATGGCCCTGGCCGTGGTGGTGGACGCGACGCTGATCAGAGGCGTGCTCGTGCCCGCCCTGATGGGCCTGGCCGGTCCCGCCAACTGGTGGGCCCCGGCCCCCCTGCGCCGGCTGCACGACCGCATCGGCCTCTCCGGGAAGGGCCGGCGGGCCGTGTCGTGA
- a CDS encoding class I SAM-dependent methyltransferase — protein MSDWSQESGDTGAAETAAWSGSEGARAFAALEAATDWLLGYPFVFRALSRRIGAGAVLVDYGCGPGKVAGHAARLLGARVVGVDTSPEMLALARASGTGAAEYHLVEDGRVAGLADGCADAVMCSHVLASLPTQEAVLAVFTEIRRLLRPGGPFVLLATDPACGGVEYASLRIGDDPGAVYEPGQELTVRLRRTDGSWQEVRNHAWPVALLPALLERAGFRDVVQQHPTVEEAREVADPALVRSRPWTAERARPPLVVTTALAD, from the coding sequence GTGAGCGACTGGTCGCAGGAATCGGGAGACACGGGCGCGGCCGAGACGGCCGCCTGGTCCGGGAGTGAGGGAGCGCGGGCCTTCGCCGCGCTGGAGGCGGCCACGGACTGGCTGCTCGGCTATCCGTTCGTCTTCCGGGCCCTGTCCCGCCGGATCGGCGCGGGCGCGGTCCTCGTGGACTACGGATGCGGGCCCGGGAAGGTGGCCGGGCACGCCGCCCGGCTGCTGGGGGCGCGGGTGGTGGGGGTGGACACCTCGCCCGAGATGCTGGCCCTCGCCCGTGCTTCGGGCACCGGGGCGGCGGAGTACCACCTGGTCGAGGACGGCCGGGTGGCCGGCCTGGCGGACGGTTGCGCGGACGCGGTCATGTGCAGCCACGTGCTCGCCTCGCTGCCCACCCAGGAGGCGGTGCTGGCCGTGTTCACGGAGATCCGCCGGCTGCTGCGGCCCGGCGGCCCCTTCGTCCTGCTGGCCACCGATCCCGCCTGCGGCGGCGTGGAGTACGCCTCCCTGCGGATCGGCGACGACCCGGGCGCGGTGTACGAGCCGGGCCAGGAGCTGACCGTACGGCTGCGGCGCACCGACGGATCCTGGCAGGAGGTGCGCAACCACGCGTGGCCCGTCGCCCTCTTGCCCGCGCTCCTGGAGCGGGCCGGCTTCCGGGACGTGGTCCAGCAGCACCCGACCGTGGAGGAGGCGCGGGAGGTGGCCGATCCCGCCCTGGTGCGCAGCCGTCCCTGGACGGCCGAGCGGGCCAGGCCCCCGCTGGTGGTCACCACGGCCCTGGCGGACTGA
- a CDS encoding methionine ABC transporter permease, whose translation MKADWSTFWPKVLDATGETVYMVLITLALSSVGGLAVGLALYATRKGGVLPNRAVHAVLGAFINIIRPIPFIIAIVALAPVTRAVVGTMIGTDAAIFPMTVVATFGIARIVESNLLAVEPGVVEAARSMGAGPLRILLTVLVPEALGPLVLGLTFMLVALIDFSAVAGTVGGGGVGNLAMTYGYLRFDTSVMVVTVLVLIVLVQSAQFLGDRISRRILRR comes from the coding sequence GTGAAGGCCGACTGGAGCACCTTCTGGCCCAAGGTCCTCGACGCGACGGGCGAGACCGTCTACATGGTGCTGATCACGCTGGCGCTCTCCAGCGTCGGCGGCCTCGCGGTCGGGCTCGCCCTCTACGCCACGCGCAAGGGCGGCGTCCTGCCGAACCGGGCCGTGCACGCGGTCCTGGGCGCCTTCATCAACATCATCCGGCCCATCCCCTTCATCATCGCGATCGTGGCCCTCGCCCCGGTCACCCGGGCGGTGGTCGGCACCATGATCGGCACCGATGCCGCGATCTTCCCGATGACGGTGGTGGCGACCTTCGGGATCGCCCGGATCGTGGAGTCCAACCTGCTGGCCGTGGAACCGGGCGTGGTCGAGGCGGCCCGCTCGATGGGGGCCGGCCCGCTGCGGATCCTGCTCACCGTGCTGGTGCCCGAGGCGCTCGGGCCGCTCGTGCTCGGCCTGACCTTCATGCTGGTCGCGCTGATCGACTTCTCCGCGGTGGCGGGCACGGTCGGCGGCGGCGGGGTGGGCAACCTGGCCATGACGTACGGGTACCTGCGCTTCGACACCTCCGTGATGGTGGTCACCGTCCTGGTCCTGATCGTCCTCGTGCAGTCGGCCCAGTTCCTGGGCGACCGCATCTCGCGCAGGATCCTGCGGCGCTGA